The Desulfococcus multivorans DNA window ATCGCGGCTCCGCGGGATTGCCGGGGCGGTTCTCCCGGAAACCGCGCCGTCAGGTCGAGGCCGATCTTGTTGCCGAAATTGGGAAAGGGCGAGGAATGGTCCAGCACGTCCAGCACCCCCTGGGTCAGGGTGATGTCGGTGGTGATGTCAAGCCGGGTCAGGAGGGCGTCGATGATCCCGGCCGGGTTGGTGAGGTCGACGCTCCGGTCCGTCACGATGATGGCCTTGCAGAAGCTCATCTGCCCCTGGCCCCAGAGTCCGCTCATGATCTTCTGGGCATGGCCGGGGTATTCCTTGTCGAGGGCGACCACCACGATGTTGTGGAAGACCCCCTCCCAGGGAAGCCAGTAGTCGACGATCTCGGGGAAGACCGTCTGGAGCATGGGCAGGAACATCCGCTCCGTGGCCTTGGCCAGGTAACAGTCCTCCATGGGGGGCCGCCCCACCAGGGTGGCGTTGTAGATGGGATTCCGGCGGTGGGTGACGGCGGTCACATGAAAGACGGGGTAGAGGTCTGCCAGGGAATAGTAGCCCGTGTGGTCCCCGAAGGGCCCTTCCATCCGGCGCTCCTCGGGGTCGACATACCCCTCCAGGACGAATTCGGCCTCGGCCGGCACCATGAGGTCGACGGTGACGCACGGGGCCATGACCACCGGACGCTTGCGAATGAACCCGGCCAGCATCATCTCGTCCACCCCCCGGGGGCAGGGGCGCCGTGGCGGCGTAGGTGACGGCCGGGTCGGCGCCGATGGCCACGGCAACGGGCATGCGAAGCCCCCGACGCCGGTACTCGTTGTAATAGTGGGAGCCGTCCTTGTGAATGTGCCAGTGCATGCCGGTGGTGTTGCGGTCGAAGACCTGCATCCGGTACATCCCCACGTTCCGTTTGCCGGTCTCGAGGCTGCGGGTCACCACCAGCGGCAGGGTAATGAAGGGTCCGCCGTCCTGAGGCCAGCAGTGGAGAACGGGGAGTTTGGAAAGGTCCACCTGGTCCCCGGTCAGGACCACCTCTTGGCAGGGAGGTGTTTTGCCCTTGAAGGTGCGGGGGAAAAAGCGGGAGACCGCCACGGCCCGGGGAACGACCTCCAGGGCCTCCCTGAGATTCCGGGGGGGATGGAAATCGATGAACTCCCGGATCCGTCGGCCGGGCTCGTCGAGGTCCTTCACCCCCAGGGCCATGCACATCCGCTTCATGCTGCCGAAGATGTTGACGGCCACCGGAAAGGCCGACCCCTTGACGTTCTCGAAAAGAAGGGCCTTGCCCCCGCCCGGGCGCTTGGACTCCCGGTCCGTGAATTTGCTGATCTCGAGGTAGGGGGAGACCGTCTCCGTTACGCACAGCAGCTCCCCCTCCCGTTCCAGGGCCGCCAGAAAATCCCTCAGATGCCTATACAAGATCCTTGTCCCCCCATCGTTTCGTGAGATCGTTGTCGATGTCGAGCTGGTCCAGAACCCTGGCGACGGTGCCGTCGACAATGTCCGTCAGGGTCTCCGGACGCGTGTAGAAGCCCGGGCACGGCGGCATGATGATCGCCCCGGCCATGGCCGCACGCCGCATGTTCTCGAGGTGGACGAGGTTCAGGGGCGTCTCCCGGGTCAGCAGCACCAGGGGCCGCCGCTCCTTGAGGCAGACATCCGCGGCCCGATGGATCAGGCCGTCGGCGATGCCCGAGGCGACGGCGCCCAGGGTCTTCATGGAGCAGGGCGCCACCACCATGCCGTCGTGGCGGAAGGAGCCGCTGGCCGGCGGCGCGAAGAGGTCCCCCTCGTCGTGGTGGTAGAGCCGGGCCTCCCAGTGAAAGACGACCCCTTCCCGCTTCAGGAAATCGTCGAAGGGCTCTCCGTCGTATCCGGCCTCGTGGCGGAGCACCGCGTACCCGGCGGACGAGATCACCAGGTAGACCTCCACGGGCCGGGCCAGGAGGGCCTTCAGGAGGCGTATCCCGTAGATCACCCCCGAGGCGCCGCATATCGCCGTCACGAGGGTCTTCTTTTTCTCGGTTTTCTTCATCCCATCCTCCGGATCAGTTCATCCGCCAGCACCCCGGCCAGGAGCGTGACGGAGATGACGCTGTTGACATGGAAAAAGGCGATGGGGACCCGGCTCAGGTCATCGGGGTCGGTCAGCCAGTGCTCGAAGATGAGCAGGAACCCGATGAGGCCCACGGCGAGCAGGAATCCCCCGGTCATGTCAAAGGCGAAATAAAGCATCATGAACGCCCCGTAAGCCGCGGCATGAATCGCCCGGGCCGCCCGGAGGGCCGGTTTCACCCCGAAGCGGGCCGGTATGGAAAAAAGGCCCTGGGACCGGTCGAACGCGACGTCCTGGCAGGCGTAGAGGATGTCGAACCCCGCGATGTAAGCCGCAAGGGCGACGGAAAGCCAGAGGATCTTCCCGGAGAAGACGCCGGTGACGGCGATCCACGTCGCCGGGGGAGCGAGGGCGATGGCAAACCCGAGATAGAGATGGGCGAGCCAGGTGAACCGTTTGGTGTAGGAGTAGAGGAACAGCACCCCCAGCACCGGGCCCGACAGCATCAGCGGCAGGGGCCCCAGCATGGCCGCGGCGAAGACGAAGATCCCCGAAAAGCAGACGACGAATACGCCGGCCGCCGATCCCGACAGACGCCCCGCGGGCAGCTCACGGGCGGCGGTGCGGGGATTCCGGGCGTCGAACCCGGCGTCCACGATGCGGTTGAAGCCCATGGCCGCGGAGCGGGCTCCCACCATCGCCACGAGAATCCAGAAGATCTCCACCAGGGTGACGCGGTGCTCGCGACCGGCCAGCACCAGGGCCGAGAGGGCGAAGGGCAGGGCAAAGACCGTATGGCTGAACTTGACCATCCGCCCGTAGACCCCGATTTTCAGGACCAGATCCCTCCAGCGGCGCCCAGGTCGGTCCGTCCGGGGCGCCGTCCTCGCCTCGCCCGTCATGAAAGCCCGATGCCGTGCACGGTTTCGCCGCAGTCCGGACATCGGCCATTTTCGAGACGATTCTCAAGGATCCGGTATCCCCGGCGGCGGATGACGGTTTCACCACACCCGGGGCACGGGGTGTCCTCCCCGCCGTTGCCGGGCACGTTCCCCACGTAGACGTATTTGAGCCCGGCGGCAAGCCCGATGTCCCGGGCGGCCGTCAGCGTCTCGACCGGGGTGGGGGGTCGGTCCGTCAACCGGTAAACCGGGTGGAACCGGCTGACGTGCCAGGGAGTCCCGGGCCCCAGCTCGCCCGCGATGAACCCCGCAAGGGCGGCCAGCTCATCCGGAGCGTCGTTGAGGCCGGGAATGACGAGGGTGGTGACCTCCAGGAAAATCCCGGCGGCCTTCATCGCCCTCAGGGTCTCCTTGACCGGTTCGATCCGGGCCCCGCAGCGGGTTTTGTAAAAGTCGTCGGTATAGGCCTTCAAATCGACGTTGGCGGCGTCAAGAAAGGGCCGGATCATCTCCACGGTCTCGGCCGTCATGTAACCGTTGGTGACGAACACGTTGAGCAGGCCCCGCTCACGGGCGATGCGGGCGATCTCGAGGGCCGTCTCGAAGTAGACCGTCGGCTCGGTGTAGGTGTAGGCGATACTCCGGCATCCGGCGCTTTCGGCGGCCCGGACCACCGCCTCGGGCGGCGTGATGTCGCCCGGAAGCACGCCGCTCCGCTCCCCGGGCAGCTGGGCGATATCGGCGTTCTGGCAGAAACGACAGGCGAAATTGCAGCCCACCGTGGCCACGGAATAGGAGAGGCTGCCGGGCAGCACGTGGAAGAGCGGCTTCTTCTCGATGGGATCGATGTGCCGGGCGATGAGCTTCCGGTAGACCCGGCTGATCAACATCCCGTCCCGGTTTTCCCGAACCTTGCAGATGCCCTGCCTGCCGGGCTTGATGACGCAGCGATGCGCGCACAGGCGGCATTGGACCTTCCGGTCCGGCAAACTGTCATACAGCAGTGCTTCCATCCTGAGGCCTCCATTCAACGCGGGCCATGCCCGTCAAGGTGTCCTGAAGGGGCTTCGTCCGGCATTTGAGCCGAAGCGGCCGCGTTCGGTAACGGGGAACCAGCGTCACGCCGATTCCGATAAACGGACTCACCGGAGACTTGCAGAACAGATGGAAGGGCGGGCGGTGCCGGCGAAAGATCCCCAGGGGATGGGGAACCCGGGTCACGGACCGCCAGCTCAGGGGAACGCTTCCCGCAAGAGCCCGGATCATCCGCTTCAGCTCCCACACCGAAAAAAAACGGGCGTCGCCGTAGACGTTCCTGACGAAGACCCGCTGAGCCCGGATGCCGCCCACCAGAACGGAATGGCGGTTCATGAAGCCGATGAAGACGCGGTCCTTGGCGACCCGAAACGCCTCTTCCAGGGCCTTCACGGGGTCGTCCACGAATTCGAGGGTATTGAGGATGACGGCATAGGTGAAGGCGTTGTCCTCGAAGGGAAGGTCTTCGGCGACCCCCCGGTGGAGGTCCGCCCGGTTCCCCAGGCGGCGGCCGGCGATATCGATCATGTCCGGGGAAGGGTCGAGCCCCGAAACCCTGAGCCCCATGTCCATCAGGGCCGACAGCCCCAACCCGGTGCCGCACCCGATATCCAGCACGCTCTCCCCCCGCAGGGGATCGAGCATCCGCGCCATGAGCCGGTGGGCGGACTGGATGTCGGCCAGATGACCGGGTTTCTGCTGTTGCTGTTCGAGGGCCTTGGCCTCGCTATATGTGTAGACATGCCCCATGGGCTCCCCGTCCGCGATTCTGATCTGAAAGTCCGCATTCAACTTTCGGAACTCCAATGCCGGCAGCTGGGCCCCCCGCCCTCCGCGTGTGCATGAGGGGATCAGGCTGAAGACTGAAGGGGTGCGTCCGCGACAGGCGGTGCGCCATGCGCCTTCAGTCTTGAACAGGCCTCGGCCGCTTTGCGCTCACCATGATGAAAGCCGAAAGTCGGATCTTAAAAAACGATAAGGGTTATTTATAGACCAGGCAAGAAATCCCCGCAACTCTTTTTCCAGGGGCTCGTTCCTTACGGGAGCAGACAAACAGGGACGTTTCTGAAGGCGGAACGACAATTTTGCAGCTCCCGCAGGACATCTCCACAGCCGGACCAAACCTGCGAAACCCACCAGAATCATGATGGATAACCCTGATCCGTCTGTTTTCGGGTTTTGGCATCGATCTTGCTGAATGGTTTACCCTAAAGGCCTCTGGTACGGCCGGGTGGACGGCGAAGCGGCCATCGATACGATCCTGGACGCCCTCGAGGACGGCGGCGCGGCGGCAGCCCACCTGATCGACTGACCCGAGGCAGGCGAAAAAGGGCCGGGCCGCGACCCCCTCAGTAGGATTTATGCCTATGCCGGAATGAGTGTTTGACTTCATTTAAAATGAGTATTTGTTCGGATTGCCTCCCGCCGTACACCTCGGTTAAAGTGGCATCGCTCAAGACCTTTCCTGAGCGTCTCTACACTTCTTCCCCGCCGATCCCTCGCCATCATGACGGGGGACACTTCCCATGAAAAGGAGGTCACTGATGAGCGCGATCAACTACAGGGCTTTTTCACGCGCTGTCCAAAAGAGCACCATTCGCTTTGCGGAAACCGCGGCAGGAGAATTTCAACGAGGGCGATTGCTGAACAAAAGCAGCGGCGGGATGTCGTTCCTCACCCATCGCGAACTGAAAGTCGGATCGACGATCCTCCTCGAAAGGCCGAATGCGGATGAAGAAACCGACGGCGTCAAGCCCTATCGCAACGATATCGCGGAAGTTCGATGGTGTGTCCGGGCAAGAAATACGGCGTCCGAGAGCTGGAAGGTCGGGGTCAAGCTGTTTTCCGCCGTGTGCGCGCTGTGCGGAAAGGAAATCCACTATCACGACCCCCATGACCTTATTGATTTGTGCGAGGATTGCCACAAATACTTCGCCGCCCTGTCCGAAGGAAAAATCAAAACCGTCATCGAGGCGTATCTTCTCGGCAATGTGCTGTGAGGGCAAAGTCGCCCAACGGCTTTTGCAGGAAAGGCGCTTGCAGAAAAGGTTTCTCACACAGAGACGCAGAGGGCGCAAAGGCACTTGATTCAACTTTCGACTTTCATAGGCCGGTGCCGGGCGGATACGGCCCGCGCCCCGCGCGGTTTTGTTCAAGTGCCGCTGAAGGGCGCAGGCCGTATCCGCCCGGCACCTCTATCCGGTCAACATCATGAAAGTCGAGCGTTGCGTATTTAAAAAATCTTCCCGGGGTCGAAGCGGGTGATGTCGGGGGAGGGCGTCCATGGGCGACCTCCCCCATCGCCGGGATGCTTATCCCGGCGATTTCACCCTTAAAATGGAGGGTTTAAGCCCTGAAAAGGGCTGTTTTTCGGAGTTATTTCGTTAGATTTCGGATACATTTCGTGGCCCGACCCCCATGTTATTTCTGCTTTTCGCATTTTGCGTTCTGGGGAACCCAGCCTTTAGGAACCCGATAGGCGCGATACACCATACCGGGACCTGAAAGGCCGGTCTGTTCATTAATAGAACCAAAAGGCGATATGTATTCCCACACGATCTCACCTTTTTGGGTCACCTCGAAAACGCGACCGGTGGAGCCTTCCGTGATCATCGTATTGCCGTTCTTAAGCCGCTGGGCTCCGCTGATAAACCAGCTGAAGAACTTGCGTCCGTCTTCGTTGGGCGTTTTGAGCACATATTCCCACTCCATCTCCATGGTGACCGGGTTGAATTCGATCACCCGGGAATAATCCCTGAACACCGTGGGGTACATGGGGGGCAGACCCGGAAAATAGGATCCCCATCCGGCAAGTCCGCCGTTGTCGAACATGAGGATGTTGCCCTCACCGGGAAGCCCCTGGGGAATCATGTGGGCCATGTGCTGGCCGATGATCTGGCCCAGCCGGTGCTCTTTGGTTCCGGGAACGAAGTCGGGCCCGATTTTCCACACGATGTCCCCGGATTGCCACCTGCCCTCTGGGTCGTCGTACCGGGCGACGATGGCGGTCATGTTAGAGGTGCGACCGTCCCAGATGATGTTATCCGGATGGAAGCGTTCGTCCCCGTTCCTGTACCACCGGTTGGGCCCCAGGTAGGAGACGGCGTTGATATGCTGCCAGTCGTTCTCCGGAAAGGTAGCGCCGATGATTCCAGCGCCCGACTGGATCGTCATGATGGCCTCCTTGGCAATGTCGCTGAACCCGCACTCATCAAAATGTTCATAGGGATGCCATTCCCAGATCACGTTCCCTTCCCAGTCGACCTCCCGGATGGCGTCGTCCTCCAGGGGGAAGTTGCTGATATGGCTCGTATCCTCATCCGGATCGTCATGAATCAGAATCAGGGTCTTCCCGCCGTCGGTATTCGCATGCATACCCGGCGCATAATAGCCGACTGGATTCCCCTCCCGCTGAAAATCGTGGTGCATTCTGAGGCCGCCATCGAATTTAATTATATTTCCATCTTCATCTTCTATTTCTTTATCCGGGTCCACCGATGCTTCATAGCGCCATACCTCATTGCCGCACCAGTCCTGCTGCACCAATGCCCTGTCTTCCAGATGACCCGGAACACCTGTTCCTACACCCCCCATGACATACCCCCCGGGGAGCATCTTGGCTGGAAATCCGGCAACCTGCCACTTGTTGACGATATTCCCTTCCATGTCAATCAATATGGCAGAATAGGGTCGACCGACGGAATTATCAAGTTCCCAGGGTAGACCGTTTTCATCTACAGGGGCCAGCGAACCCAGGAGGGTATACCCGTCATAAGCCTTGCTTTTGTCATAGACGGTAAGCCCCCGATCCGTGCCCCGGTTGTCAAAGGTCAGGAAAGCATAAGTAAGTCTGGGATAGACGTTATTGTGAATATAATCATGCAGAGGTCTTACCACATCATCCGACGGTTCGTAATAGGGAATAATCGGATCGCCCGGATCGCCGTACCAGAAACAATTCCCATCTACGGTTGAGAAAAGGATGGTCGATATCATTAAAAAAAGCAGAACAGACAGGGTATTGGACAGTTTCCTCATGATTGCCTCCTTGTCATCAATAAAGAATGGATGAAAGTTGAGCAAGAAACATCCCTTTGACCGCCCGAGCTGGGTCAACCGCATTCTCAAGCGGTCCATGCGTGAATTGTCATTCCTGAGACACCGCCTTGCATGACGGCACTAAAAAGGCCTCCCAGGGAAACAGATTTCCCAGGAGGCCTCATACCGGTAATTTCAGCCAGCCTTTTTTCATGGTCTACAGTCCATACGGCAACCCCAAGGATTGCCGTGTTGCGTCCATCTTGCCGAAGTCCGGAGGACCGGACGGGGTTTTTCACTGCGGCCCCGTCAGTCCTCCGCCGTCCCAGCGGTCTGAGACGGTGTTCCATTCTTCACAGCGAAGGCCTATTCGATCTCGGCCTTCAGGATCTCGATGCCCTTAATGGCCGGGTTTTCGACGACGTGTCTCAGTTCGATGTTGATCTGCCCGTCAGAAACAGAAACCGGGAAGGATTTCATGACGCCGATATTGCCGCCGCCGGCGTCTGCGTACTGATCATAATCGTCGAGGACCAGATCATTTTCGACGTAAACATCGAATTGCCGACGCCCCACATCGAAGGCCCCCGTGTAGGTTTCCGCGAAATAGAGACGCACTTCGTATGCCCCGCTCGGCACCGGAAACGACCAGAGCATCTCGGTTCCCGGCGTTGGCGGATCCCATCTTTCGATCCTGAAGAGGGCGGCCGGCACCGTGCCCGGCACACTGGCGCCCAGGGTGATCGCCGCGCTGGTCGAAGCACTCTTGTTTCCGGAATCCGGAACGTTTACGTAGGCCGAAGGAGAGGACGTCGTATCCCCGGACCAGGCCACACCGCTGCTGTCGAGAGCCGAGAGGGTCGACCCGCCGGCATTGACCCGGAACAGCACGTCGGGCACCTCGCCGGATCCGCCGGATTCCTCGATGATTTCGATGGCCGACACCTTTGCATTATCCGCGAGGGCGGTGAAATTGATGTTGAGCCCGCCGTCGGCGACATGGATGCCGGAGAACGTCTGGATCATGGCGGTGTAGGGTCCGACCTCCTTCACGATGTCGAAGTTGGACAAGCCGCCCTGTCCGCCTTCCACGTCGACGTTGAAGACCCGTTTGCCCGGAGCCGTCCAGTAGATCTCCGCAAAATGGAGCTTCACCGTATAGGTGCCGCCGTATTGAACGGGGATGGTGTAACCGAAGGCTTTGGCGAAGCGCTCCCGCTGGTAGAGAACGTCATCGGTGGTGCCGGCGATGGCGCTGGAGGTTCCGTAGGATTTGGCGCTGGAATAGAACTGATCCGCCGACCAGGTGTCGCCGCTGCCGGATGTATAGGCGCTGCCGCCCGCGTTGATGCGATAGAGCGCGGTTGATGGCGCGGTGGAACCGCAGGTCCCGCTCAGGTTGACGGCGAGGGGTGAATTGATGCCGTCATGGGCGATGTTCAGCGTCGCCGACTTGGTGCTCTCAACGCTCAGGTCCATGCAGACGTTCAGCGAGAGGGAACTGCCTGCCTGAACACCGATGGGGAACGAGAAATCCTCCTGGATGTAAAAATCTGCTTCGCTTGCGCTGAGGATGCTCATATCCGTGACATTCAGGTCGGCATCCCCCACATTGTTCAGGGTCAGGGGCAGACAGGTCGCCGTGTCGAGATCATGGGAACCGAAATCGAGGGCGGCGGGCGAGGCGCTGAGCCTTGCCACAGGCGCCGTGGAGCCCAATGAGATCTCGATGGCCGACACCTTCGCGTTGTCCGCCAGGGCATTGAAGCTGATGGTGAGGTTGCCGTCGTCAACGTAAATGCCGGGGAACGTCTTGACCACCGCGGTGTAGGCGCCAACCTCCTTCACGATGTCGAAGTTGGACAGGCTTCCCTGTCCGCCCTCCACGTCGACATTGAAGACCCGTTTGCCCGGATCCCTCCAGTAGATCTCCGCGAAATGGAGCGTCACCGTGTACGTCCCGGGTTTGACGGGAACCGAGTAGCTGAAGCTTTTGCCGAAACGCTCGCGCTGGTAGAGAACGTCATCGGCGGTGCCGGCAATCGCGCTGCTGGTACCATAGGATTGGCCGCTGGAATAGAACTGATCCGCCGACCAGATGTCGCCGCTGGGGGGGGTGACTTGCGAGCCGCCGGCGTTGATCCGGTAAAGAACGTCGCTGGGTTCCGGGGGCGCGGGCAAGGTCAGCTTCAGGAGCTCCCACCCGCCCTCGGGCCGGTTGTCATCCGGATCGGTCATCAGGTTCATGGGATTGGCCATGCCCAGATAGAGGGCGTCATCCGAGACCATGGTGCGGATGCCGTAATTGCTGTAATTCTGGACACCGTTCAGGCTCATGGGAACCGCCGGCGTGTCGGATGCGCAGAATTGCCAGAGATCCGCGCCCGGCCCCGGTTCGATATTATCGGTCATCGCGGGCGGCACTTCGCCCAGTTGGCTGTTGATCAGATAGGACCAGTCCATCGTGCCCACGAAGAGGCGGCCCTCATAGACCTCCATCCACCACGTATAGTTGTTGTAGAAATTATCGAATCCGGCCGAACCATACAGCGGCGACCGGCCCATCTTGTTGCCGACGATACTCCAGCCCGTCGCCGGGGAGTACGTGGGCATGTATCGGTTTCCGTAAAGCAGTTCCACGCTTCGCCCCGCGGTCCCGAAGTCCTTGCCGCGGAATATCGTGATGGGCCGGTAGGTGCCGATAAAGGCGATTTGCGCATCCTCCGGCAGGGCGTCCGGATACGCGTTTGACCACCAGATGCTGGCCAGGCCGGGAACCGTCATGGTGCCCCAATAGAGATGTCCCTTGTAAGACATCATCGCGCCGCCGCCTATTGTATTGGCGGCCGCGGGTTCGGGCTCGTATTCCCCAATGTTCCAGACATTCTGCCAGCCCTTGGCATCGCTCGCCGTGAGCATGCCGTCATCGCCGATTTCGGGGCTCATCCAGATAGATGCATAATCATCGAGGCCGGGCCAAGTGGACACGAAGATCCGCCCTTCGTGGGGGGTGATGTATACCGGGTCTCCCTTGATTTCAGCCACGGTCTCGAAGCTGAAAGGATCGGCCTTGCTCCCGGTCCAGCGGAAAATCTTCCCGGTCACGTTCGGGTCGTCGTCTCCGTATGGGGTGTAGGCAACGCCGACGTAGAGCTGACCTTCGATCACGCGCCACTGCCGGACGTTGTTGTAATGCGGAAAACACCCCTTGCCGAGATATTCCCCGGTTTCCCCGTCAAAGGCAAAGAACCCCAAACCCGGGTAACCCACACCGTCTACAACACCGCAGGCACCCGAGCTTCCTGCCAAAAAGACGACCCCGTTCAGAGCGCCTGCCGAACGGATGACCCCGCCGGTAAGATAGCTACGGTCTGTGGCCAAAACATCCTGGGTCACTTCCGTCAGTTTTTTGGCCTTGAGGTCGTAGTTGAACAACCGCGGCGGCCTGAAATCCGAACCAGAAGACCCTTCACAGACGTAGGAGTCGTTGAGCGATGGGGTAGAGTTATTGAGATAACCACTGTATACGGAGCAGAGGGTGTTTGAAAAAGTGCCGAACCAGAGTTTGTCACCCGATTTGGTCAACCCCCACACATAGGCCTGGTTGACCTTGGGCTGGCCATAGCCCGTAAGAGACTCATATTGATCCCCCTCCGGATCATCCGGATCCACCGGAACCGGCGTGCTCAGGCAGGCGGCGATCTCATCCTGAGTGAGGTCTGTCGGATAGTTGGTAAGCCACCCTAATTCGCCGGTCCTATTGACCGGGTTGCCGATGCCGAGGAAGCATTCATCCGGCTGGGCCTTTGCCAGTTTCTCACGGATGTATTCGGAGGTGCACGAGATGGGTTCTTCCGCAGCTACCACCGCCCGCGAGGGCGCCGGCACCTTACCGTATTCGTTAATCCAGAAATTCTCGACGTCTCTGGCATCGGCGCCCGCATTGTCCGGGATCGCAAGCTGGGCGAACATGCCAAACATCAAAGACATCAGAATCGCAAAGAACAAAATGCTGCCATCCTTTGACGGAAATCTCTTCATCGTCTCTCCTTCGTCTTGATGGATCGTTTTTTGATGAACTGCCTGTGCGCATCTCATTTTTCCACTGCCCTGAACGACAACACGGACGTAGCGCCGCCGCCCCAAAAAAAGGCCCCCAAGGGAATGCACATCCCTCAGGGGCCTGATGCAGGCAGTTTCAGATAAACGTTCTTCATGGTCGTTCCCTCCCCGGAATCAAAAACCGATTTACCGCTCTGACCTTGACGAAGTCATGCTCGGCAACCCGGCTATCCGCAACGACTCGGGACCCGTGGCTTTCCGTCCCCATTTTCCAATGGGTTTGGCTTTATCTGAAACTTTTTTATGAGTGTTCGTCCCCATTCGGAATGGGAACGGGTTATTTAGAACGCCTTCCGTATCCGGCCTTCGGAATCGGTACGACTGTTTCAGTCGCCACCGTTTATCGCGCTGACGCAGCAGGCCGGGAAGTTAAAGTGTTTTCGCTGTGTTCTCAGAGAATCGGCAGTCGGAAAAAATGGGGGATGAATGGCATGGCGAGAAGAGAAGAGAAGAGAAGAGAAGAGAAGAGAAGAGAAGTCTGAAGTGAGTTACATGAAAGTTGAGCATCCATGATTTGCCCCCAAAAGATGTATCGGCATGACAGCGAAGCTGATGCTTTATTAATGGGATATCATTAACGAATCATAGTGATCGATGAAGAGAAGATTGTTCGAGTTTCTTAAACTTTTAGAACAATCTCTCTCCATTTGTCAAGTAAAAAATATTGTAAAACACTATGATTTTAATAATATATTCTTCATGACGACTTTTCTTTACCACCTGGACCTGTAGCGATCAAACCAACTCCCATCGTCCGCAGCATCATTTGCGGCATCCTTTGATCGATAAAATCTGTCGAGCCATTGATCCTTCCATGAATCCCATGGCGATGCATATGAACCGTCACTGTCGTCGACAGGCGGATCAACGGGATCATCTGCCGGCGGATCCACCGAACCGTCATCCTCTGGTGGAAAGTCGCCTTGAATGCCTTCCACGTCGGTTTCATAATGGACCCCGTCTCCGTACAACGCATAGAGCAGCCCCTCGTAGGGTCTGTCCAGCCTGAAGGTGCAATCCATCAATGCGGTCAGGGGCTTCCAGATCGCCAGGCGGTCAAGATCGTCGGCCGGTTCGCAGGGGGTGAGATGGGTGGCGCCGTACACATAATAATAGGCTTTGCCGGCGGAGTTGATTCTGTCATAGGCGGACTCGGCCCAGCTGCCGGGACAAATCGAGTCGTTTTCATACACCTGCATGATCAGGTTGACGCCGGAAAGACCTTCGAGGTCCGCGGTGGTGACCCCCGAAGCCGGCGCGGGCGCCATGATGAACATGAACATCCCCTGGCTGCCCCAGCCCGCCGCTTTCCCTTTCACCGCCATGTAGGGGGTGGCGCCGCCGCCCCAGGAATGGCCGACAAATCCGACCCGCGAAAGATCGAACGTATCGGCATATCGGTCCGCGGCGGTTTTAAAGCCGTTCCAGATGATCGGATAGTTGCTGGTGTAGGAGAGGGAAGCGGGATAAGGGGAATAGACCACCGCGACGCCCCAGGAAGCGATATGCTGCAGCAGTGATCGGTAGCTGGACCAGTTTGTGGCGCCGAGCCCATGGGAAAAAAAGACCACCGGAACCGGTTCGCCGGCACCCGCCGGAAGCAATACCGTGAGTGGTGTTCCGCCGCTCGTCGAGGTCCACATTGGATTTTCGACGGTTTCCGTCACCACGCCGTAAGGACCGGTTTTTTCATATTCCAGAGCAAGCCCCCGATTCGGAAAACTCAGGAGCAGCACCAGCATCAACATGCTCAACAACGCAAAAAACCATGGTGTTCGCCTGTCCTCGCCATACGC harbors:
- a CDS encoding UbiD family decarboxylase domain-containing protein codes for the protein MMLAGFIRKRPVVMAPCVTVDLMVPAEAEFVLEGYVDPEERRMEGPFGDHTGYYSLADLYPVFHVTAVTHRRNPIYNATLVGRPPMEDCYLAKATERMFLPMLQTVFPEIVDYWLPWEGVFHNIVVVALDKEYPGHAQKIMSGLWGQGQMSFCKAIIVTDRSVDLTNPAGIIDALLTRLDITTDITLTQGVLDVLDHSSPFPNFGNKIGLDLTARFPGEPPRQSRGAAIPTADHAARAREAAMNIPGVAGVRALFPERSKDAVLNRILAVSAVKSADRGGKAFAADILDRPELAAFNIVVLFDPGIDLFDGSLMLWKIFNNVDPGRDMVRRGCRVVVDACKKGPMDGHDREWPDELTFDE
- a CDS encoding UbiX family flavin prenyltransferase; translation: MKKTEKKKTLVTAICGASGVIYGIRLLKALLARPVEVYLVISSAGYAVLRHEAGYDGEPFDDFLKREGVVFHWEARLYHHDEGDLFAPPASGSFRHDGMVVAPCSMKTLGAVASGIADGLIHRAADVCLKERRPLVLLTRETPLNLVHLENMRRAAMAGAIIMPPCPGFYTRPETLTDIVDGTVARVLDQLDIDNDLTKRWGDKDLV
- a CDS encoding UbiA-like polyprenyltransferase produces the protein MTGEARTAPRTDRPGRRWRDLVLKIGVYGRMVKFSHTVFALPFALSALVLAGREHRVTLVEIFWILVAMVGARSAAMGFNRIVDAGFDARNPRTAARELPAGRLSGSAAGVFVVCFSGIFVFAAAMLGPLPLMLSGPVLGVLFLYSYTKRFTWLAHLYLGFAIALAPPATWIAVTGVFSGKILWLSVALAAYIAGFDILYACQDVAFDRSQGLFSIPARFGVKPALRAARAIHAAAYGAFMMLYFAFDMTGGFLLAVGLIGFLLIFEHWLTDPDDLSRVPIAFFHVNSVISVTLLAGVLADELIRRMG
- the amrS gene encoding AmmeMemoRadiSam system radical SAM enzyme; translation: MEALLYDSLPDRKVQCRLCAHRCVIKPGRQGICKVRENRDGMLISRVYRKLIARHIDPIEKKPLFHVLPGSLSYSVATVGCNFACRFCQNADIAQLPGERSGVLPGDITPPEAVVRAAESAGCRSIAYTYTEPTVYFETALEIARIARERGLLNVFVTNGYMTAETVEMIRPFLDAANVDLKAYTDDFYKTRCGARIEPVKETLRAMKAAGIFLEVTTLVIPGLNDAPDELAALAGFIAGELGPGTPWHVSRFHPVYRLTDRPPTPVETLTAARDIGLAAGLKYVYVGNVPGNGGEDTPCPGCGETVIRRRGYRILENRLENGRCPDCGETVHGIGLS
- a CDS encoding class I SAM-dependent methyltransferase, with protein sequence MNADFQIRIADGEPMGHVYTYSEAKALEQQQQKPGHLADIQSAHRLMARMLDPLRGESVLDIGCGTGLGLSALMDMGLRVSGLDPSPDMIDIAGRRLGNRADLHRGVAEDLPFEDNAFTYAVILNTLEFVDDPVKALEEAFRVAKDRVFIGFMNRHSVLVGGIRAQRVFVRNVYGDARFFSVWELKRMIRALAGSVPLSWRSVTRVPHPLGIFRRHRPPFHLFCKSPVSPFIGIGVTLVPRYRTRPLRLKCRTKPLQDTLTGMARVEWRPQDGSTAV